Below is a genomic region from Deltaproteobacteria bacterium.
GCAGGCATCATGGGGCTTGACCACCCGGGGACTCCATTGTACGGCCCCGTCATTGGAGAAACTGATACCGTCTCTTTCCGCCCAGACCGTAGCCGGAAAGACCATATGGGCGGCTTGGCGCGTCCGGTTGGGAAAGCTGCCGAAGTAAACCGTCAGGTCCAAATCGTTGGCCTTTTTTTGCAGGGGAGACAGAAAATCGTCCAGACAATTGCCTGAGCCGATCAGCGCTTTGATCTCCAGGGTCTCCAGGACATCGGGTCCCAAAAGGTTCGGCTGGTAAGGAAATGTCAGGCTGTCGTAACCTGAAACCGCCGGCGGTACCTCTTCCAATCCAACCGTGGAGTCGAGAGGGGGAATCCCCGATTCCAGAGGATACCAGCCGCCGCCGGTCGTCTCCTGCCAGCCCAGGACCTGGGCCATGGTCAGCCAGATGCCGTAATGCCGGGCGAAGGCCAGACGTTTGGCGGTGATCAGGACGGCCGGTTGGCGGTTTCCCAACATCTGGGCCATGGTGCGGATCTTTTCGGCCGGCACGCCGATGACCGCCTCGAGGCCTTCCGTCGGCCAGGCGGCATAGCTGTCCAACCACACCTGAAAATCTTTAAATTTGGTTTTAGCCGCCGGACTGATCCAAGGCCCGGCCAGCAGATTTTTCATCAAGGCCAACCCCAGGTCGTTGCCCCGTTTGGGCTCGATCAACACCGCCATGTCGGCCTTGGAGAGCGTGGTCGTAAAGCGCGAATCGACGGCGATGATCTTTGTACCGCCTCGCTGGGCCTCCAGCACCCGTTCAAAGGCCACCGGATGGGTGGCGGCCAAATCGGCTTCAATCAACATCAAACAGCGACTTTGAGACCAACGGGCGCTCCCACGGGTTGGATGCCGCTGTTCAGCAGGAAAAGCGGCCTCGGCAGCTTCCTGCCAGGGATGGTAAACATGGGGGGTTCCCCAGAGGCGGGCAAAACGCTTGGCCCCCAGGTAAAAATCGAGACCGGCCTCCGGATCGCAGCCGATGAGCAAAGATTCGGCTCCGTGTTGTTCTTTGACCCGGCGCAGGCGTTCCGCTAATAAATCGATCCCCTTTTCCCAGTTGTCAAAGGCCTCAAAAGGGGCATTCAGTCTATTACGCGTACCGGGCAGGGTTATCCGATCCGATGAGGTAAGTCCTTGAACAAAGGCCAGGCCTTTGGCACATAAACGGCCCCTGTTGACAGGATGGTCGACATTGCCCTGGATATCGACAATGCGCTCATCTTTAACATAAGCCATTAGACCGCACCCAACGGTGCATTCCTGACAACAGGCGGCTATGACCTGATCGTAATCCTTGCGGGATCCGGATATACGTCTTAAGGATATGGTTTCAAGCATGATCATCCCGGCTAAAAATGGAGGATGCCCTGGTAAAGGGGCCTCATTCTGACAGATCCAGTGTCGAATAATCCATCTGTCAGTGATGCCTGCACATAGAGCAAGGTTTGTGCCATCGAAAAAAAACCAGGCCCCCGATCGACTCAATTTTATTACTTATTGAAAATACAGTCTATTTAACCATCGGAGGGATTGTTCCCCCTTTTGGTTGCAGGGGGAAAAAAACCCCAATTTCAGGCCCTGGAGTTTTTGTAATTGTTTGATAGGTAAATAAAAAAATCGGGTTGGGGTCTATTGGGGCCAAAATGGGTTTTAAGGGCCTGTGAAGGACCTGGCCCGTCCAAAAGAGATTTCAGGCTTCTCGGTCTGATTTGGGCTAACTTCTACTATTCATTTCAAAATTTCCCCAAAAGGCTGAAAGGGACCCGAATCAAATAAATGGTGTGAATTTTGCAAAGCGTCCTTTGGGAAATAGTCAGATTACCAAAAAGTTTTAAGTTTCAAGTTTCAAGTTTCAAGATACAAGATGCAAGTTGCAGGTTTCGGGTTTTCGCTTTGAGCTATTTTCGTTCTAACCCCTCATGCCCCAGGGGGCACCACGAAGCATGAAAAAGCGAATAGCGAATCATGAATGTTGAAGGAGAGTTTCTTTTAAATTCCGAAATCCGAAATCCGAAATTGGAATCTATTCTCGTGTTAAAGAAGTCATCCTCCGGCACACGGAAAGGATAGGAGTTCAAAAATGGGACGGACGTTGAACCTAATGGGGAACCACTCTTTCCGTAAGGTTGATTATCTGAGGATTTCTATCACCGACCGGTGTAATCTGCGGTGCTTTTATTGCCAGCCGGAGGAGGTCCCGATTTTCCAACATACCGATATCCTCTCCTATGAAGAAATCCTGTTCATAGTCAGAGCGGCGGCCAAAGCCGGGTTTCACAAAATCCGTCTGACCGGTGGCGAACCGTTGGTCAGACGGGACATCAGCAACCTCATCGGCAGCCTGAACTCTGTGGACGGGATTGAAGAGGTGACCCTGACGACGAACGGTGTATTGCTGGAAGACCAGGCTTCTTCTTTAATCACAGCCGGTCTCCGGCGCATCAATGTCAGCCTGGACACCTTGCATCCCTTAAAATTCTATAAGATTACAGGGCAAAATAATTTTCATCGGGTCAGACGCGGTCTTGAACAGGCCCTGGCCCTGGGGTTTGATCCGATCAAGATTAACATGGTCGTCATCCGGGGGGTGAATGACGACGAGTTGGAACTGTTTGCCCGCTGGGCCATGGAAAGCCCTTATATCGTCCGTTTTATAGAATATATGCCGATCGGCCCCAGGAACGGCTGGCATCCGTCCAGGTTTGTTTCGATCGATGAAATGCGCAGCCGTCTGATGAAGATGGGAGCCTTAGAGCGGCTGACCCCTTCGGAGTCTGACGGACCGGCTCAATGCTTTTGTCTGAATTCGTCCGGGAAGATCGGTTTGATCGGGGCCCTCAGCCATTGCTTTTGTCAAACCTGCAACCGACTGCGGTTGACGCCTGACGGCAAGCTGCGGCCCTGCCTGCTTTCTGATCAGGAAATCGACGTCAAAGGCAGGCTTCGGAGCAACTGTTCCCAAGAGGATCTGATTCGTCTTATTCACCAGGCCGTATTGACAAAATTCGAAAATTCCGGATCCACAGAACCAAGGTCGCAGAGCTGCAGTCGCGGGATGTCCCGAATTGGTGGGTAAGGCCTCTGTCTTCAAATTCAATAATAAAGGGGGTTGGTAAGACCATGAAATGGAAGCTGGGGATGCGGCTTTCAATCAAAATTGACCAGATGAAGGCCGCTGTTTTTCGGAATGAATGAATGCCTATGACAAAAACAACGTCAGAAAAAAAGGAGGAATGGGTATGACTACGGCCTTATTGATTGCCATTGCCGTTATGTGGCTCCCGGTCGCTTTATTGAATCTTGGTAAAGGGGAGGCCAAAGGTACTGGTGCCGCCACCGGTTTTGTCGGCATCGTCGTGGTGTTGGGTGCGATTCTTCAGGCGGCGGTTTTTAAAGACGCCTTTACCGCCGGGTTGCTTTTCGCCCACGGGATCCTGTACTGCTGTGTGGCCTATGCCTTGCTGGCCGGACTGACTGATCTCCGTTCCGTCGGCAATGTCAGCCTGACGGTGGCGTTTATTTCCACCATTTATATGTTTCTTTTCCTCACCGGCGGGCCGGTAATGGCCGACGGCAAACAATTAGTCGGCCAGAGTTCCTACCTGGCCATGACCTGTCTCGGATATGCCGTATTAACCTTCGAAGTCTGGCTGGCCTTTTACGGCAAAATAGGCGCCGGCGTAGTCGCCTGGTCACTTATTATATGGGTTCCGGTGGGACTTTGGATCCCGGCCTTCTGGTTGTTGGCCGCCGGCAAGCTCCCCTTTTAAAAAGTGCGGTACAGGTCCGGATTCTTGCCCTTTCCAGAGAGAGGCGAGAATCCGGAAATTTTTTCCATCTGGTTACTGGTTGCCCGTTAAAACCAGTAACCAGTAACCAGCAACCAGCAACGAGTAACGAGTAACCAGCCCATGGAACGTAAAGAAGTCTATATCGGGTTTCCCCCCCTGGCGGAAAAGGCGGCCATCGTCGAAGCCCTGCTCACGGACCCCCCCGGGATACGCTGGCGTGTGGTCCGGGAAATGTTTCATATCAAGGATCAAAAGGACCGTCAGGAGATCATCGAAAAGCTGCGGCCTCACCTGGAGAAGGCTTCGGATTGGCGCCTTAAGAACAGAATTATTTTAGGGCTCCGGGCTCTGCACCATATCCCTCAGGAAACCGGCTACCGTTTGGTCCGGCATCAAGGCGCCTTAACACCCATCGAAGTGGAACAGAGGGAACCCCTGAACGCCTCCTGGTCCAACCGCCCCTTTTTCCCGGTCGTGGATTTCCACATCCATCCCAAGATACCGGATCTCAAGTTTTTTACGGATATGCGTGAGGCCGGCGTCACCCATGGCGTTATTCTGGCCACCGATACGGACCCGGAAGACGTGGAACGGCCCGAAGTGCGCCAGCAATTATATCAGGCCTTTTCCAAGGCCCCGGCCTCCCGGGGCCTGAGTTTCCAATCGCTGCTCCGACATATCCGGGCCAGTTTGTACTCCCCCAGCCATGTTACCAATCAGGACGTGGCCGACTGGGTCGCAGATTATCCCGACCGGTTGATCGGCTTTGGTTCCGTAAATCTCTCCAAAGACGGGGCTTATGTGCGGGAGAAACTGGACGAACTGCAGCGATTCCAATTGAGGGGAATCAAATTCCTGCCCCATTCCCAATTTTTTAATCCGGCTGAAAATGAACATCTGGGAATGGTCTTCGAGTTCTGCCGCCAGACCGGGGCCGTGATCCTGTCTCATTCCGGATGCGGTCCGGGGCCATTTGAAATTATCGAACTGAGCCAGAATTCCCATCCGGCCCTATGGAGCCAGTGGCTGGCCCGATACCCCGATGTGCCGGTCGTCCTGGCCCATTTTGGTTCATACAGCACCGAAGTCCCGGGAATCTGGCTCTTCGATACCCTGCAGTTGGGCCAAAAATATCCAAACCTCTATGTGGATCTGGCGGCCGTGGATTGGCTCCTGGATCGGGAGGTGGTGATCCAGGAAATTCGTAAAACGATCGGGTTCAATCGGGTCCTCTTTGGAACCGATTATCCCTTACCCCTGATGGCCGGGGTCAGTTGGGCCTCCATTATCCAGAGGATCAGGGTAAACAGCTATTTAACGGCCAAGGAAAAACATAAGGTTTTGGGACAGAATGCCGCCCGTCTGCTCGGGCTTGGTTAAGGAGACCTGACTGATGACCACTCCGATGGAAGAAGCGGAGCTTCTCCGACTGGAACAATCCAACCCTATTGTGCCGGTGGCCGTGGAACTCGGCCTGCCGGTCCGGGGCAACCTGGGCCGGTGTTTTCGTTCCGAAAGCCATCTCGAGAATGAAGAACCTACCCTGTTTTTCAATGTGGCCCAAAACAGCTTTTTTTGTAAGACCTGCAGCGAGGTAAAGGGTGGCGTGATCGATTTCGTCTGTCAACAGCAGGGCTGGGATCGCCAGCGGGCCATCGACTGGCTGGTGCATCGAATGGAATTCGACCGGCTGACCAAGCAGCGCTACGCCCATAAGGGCAAAAGGAAATAACTTTGAAAAAATCGGGGAAATCCTGTGAGCAGTAACCAGAGAAAGAAACCGACTGAGATCCGTCGGCCGATCACGGCTGACCAGAAGAAAAAGATTAAGGCCATTGTTGCCGAAGCCGAATCGGTAGGTGGAGCAGGTCCCCTCAATCCGGAGAAGGGTCCCTCCGGGCCGGATCAAGCCTCCGATGACCTGCTGCGGCAGCATTTGGACGAATCCGAACGGAAACGCCTGATGCTCACCGAGGCGCTCCATGCCTCCAGGGATCAATTGCGTAAAATCAGAGGGCTGCCCGCGGACGAAGATGAGCGGGCTTTACCCTTCGGTTTCTTCGTAGACAACGGTCGGGAAACCCCTGAAGGACGGACGGTCATTATCCGCCATCACGGCCGTCTTTACGAAGCCAGGGTGGTAACGCCCGAGGCCTTTGAGACGCCAGGGCCCAAGGGGGCGACCTTTCATGCCCTGCGACAGCGTCGCCAGGATCGGGACCGCACCCCTGGTAATTTCCAGCCGGGAGAACTGTTGTTGCTCAACAACGACCTGCAGGTGATCGAAGCCCGGGGTTTTGACCTGATCTGCGGCAACCTGGCCACCGTCGACCTGGTGCTTAATGATGAAAAACTACTCATCCGCACGGTCGGGGATGAAACCATCCTGGTCAAGCGGGCCCAGCCTATGATGAAAGTCAACCTGGTGGTGGGTGACAACGTGGAATATGACCCGGACGCGCTGTTCGTTTACAGCCTGTTGCCTAAAGGCCAGGTGGACCGTCTGGCCCTGGAAAAGGTGCCCGATATCAGCTTTGCCGAAATTGGAGGCCTCTCCGGGGAGGTCCAGCAGATCCGGGATGCTATTGAACTGCCCCATCTTTTCCCGGAGACCTTTCGGGAACATCAGTTGGTTCCGCCCAAGGGGATCCTCCTTTTCGGGCCACCGGGTTGCGGCAAGACCCTGATCGCCAAGGCCGTGGCCAACAGCCTGGCCCGCAGCATCTGCGAAAGGACCGGGGAAAAGGGAGAAAGCTATTTTTTAAATATCAAGGGGCCGGAACTGCTCAACAAGTACGTGGGCGCGACGGAGCAGGCCATCCGCGACCTGTTCGCCCGGGCCCGCCATCAGGCTACCTATCGTACGCCGGTGGTGATCTTCTTCGACGAGATGGATGCCATGTTCCGGGTCCGTGGTTCGGGGATCTCTTCGGATATGGAAGCCACCATTGTACCCCAGTTGCTGGCTGAACTGGATGGGCTGCAAACCCTGGAACACGTCGTGGTCATCGGCGCCACCAATCGGGAGGATCTGATCGACCCGGCCCTGTTACGCCCAGGCAGGCTGGATCGGAAGATACGCATCCCCCGTCCCGACCGGCAGGCGGCCGTCGATATTTTCACCAAATACTTAACGCCGGACCTGCCCATCGATTCCGTTCTTCTCGAATCCTGTGGCGGTCCGGAAGTAGCCGTGCAAGGCATGATCGCCCGGGCCGTGGAGGAGATGTATAGCCTGAAGCCCGAAAATGAACTGTTGGAGATCTCCTTTGCCGACGGCAGTCGCAAGATCCTTTACTCCCAGGATCTGTGCAGCGGTGCGATCATTGCCAATATTACCCGGCGGGCCAAATTCATGGCGGTCAAGGACCTGGTCCAATGCGGACACAAGGGGATCCGGATCGAACATATCCTTCGGGCCATACGGGCCGAGTTTGACGAGAATGAAGATTTGCCCAGCAGTTCCAATGCGGCCGAATGGCACCGGATCATCGGTCGGGGCGGGGAACGGGTCATCCGCGTTCGATCCCTGCAGGTTCCCAGGGCCGCGCAGGACGGAAGCCGGCCTGGGGCAAGCCAGGTGAACATCCCGGACCAATTGAAGTGATCCTGATCTGAGGGAGAAGTGCAGCTATGAGTATTCCTAAAATCATCGGCCTCGAACAGGAATATGCCATGCAATTTAAAGGGGGCTCCAATCTCTCGGCCTTTGAGGTCTCCTGTCTGCTCATTAACACCTATGCCCGGAAAATCGGATT
It encodes:
- a CDS encoding amidohydrolase, with translation MERKEVYIGFPPLAEKAAIVEALLTDPPGIRWRVVREMFHIKDQKDRQEIIEKLRPHLEKASDWRLKNRIILGLRALHHIPQETGYRLVRHQGALTPIEVEQREPLNASWSNRPFFPVVDFHIHPKIPDLKFFTDMREAGVTHGVILATDTDPEDVERPEVRQQLYQAFSKAPASRGLSFQSLLRHIRASLYSPSHVTNQDVADWVADYPDRLIGFGSVNLSKDGAYVREKLDELQRFQLRGIKFLPHSQFFNPAENEHLGMVFEFCRQTGAVILSHSGCGPGPFEIIELSQNSHPALWSQWLARYPDVPVVLAHFGSYSTEVPGIWLFDTLQLGQKYPNLYVDLAAVDWLLDREVVIQEIRKTIGFNRVLFGTDYPLPLMAGVSWASIIQRIRVNSYLTAKEKHKVLGQNAARLLGLG
- a CDS encoding transporter, yielding MTTALLIAIAVMWLPVALLNLGKGEAKGTGAATGFVGIVVVLGAILQAAVFKDAFTAGLLFAHGILYCCVAYALLAGLTDLRSVGNVSLTVAFISTIYMFLFLTGGPVMADGKQLVGQSSYLAMTCLGYAVLTFEVWLAFYGKIGAGVVAWSLIIWVPVGLWIPAFWLLAAGKLPF
- a CDS encoding molybdopterin-dependent oxidoreductase, with amino-acid sequence MLETISLRRISGSRKDYDQVIAACCQECTVGCGLMAYVKDERIVDIQGNVDHPVNRGRLCAKGLAFVQGLTSSDRITLPGTRNRLNAPFEAFDNWEKGIDLLAERLRRVKEQHGAESLLIGCDPEAGLDFYLGAKRFARLWGTPHVYHPWQEAAEAAFPAEQRHPTRGSARWSQSRCLMLIEADLAATHPVAFERVLEAQRGGTKIIAVDSRFTTTLSKADMAVLIEPKRGNDLGLALMKNLLAGPWISPAAKTKFKDFQVWLDSYAAWPTEGLEAVIGVPAEKIRTMAQMLGNRQPAVLITAKRLAFARHYGIWLTMAQVLGWQETTGGGWYPLESGIPPLDSTVGLEEVPPAVSGYDSLTFPYQPNLLGPDVLETLEIKALIGSGNCLDDFLSPLQKKANDLDLTVYFGSFPNRTRQAAHMVFPATVWAERDGISFSNDGAVQWSPRVVKPHDACRTGLGFWMRLAQRFGWGDYFPWKKANGLADQKAFYQWLFENSIQTGGLLMDQIAPDNPLVYWRRDAAGSAQPEATLLPAPQAAADPSSSGASSAFPLSFQVTRTMTRSGEASRWWPWTRELDDDLGILIHPRIAQALEVENGETILVASEDEIIEGPATISRLVPTRLVWSLQRLRADRVLVYRKGQGPEEARDRLKTIGL
- the arc gene encoding proteasome ATPase; translated protein: MSSNQRKKPTEIRRPITADQKKKIKAIVAEAESVGGAGPLNPEKGPSGPDQASDDLLRQHLDESERKRLMLTEALHASRDQLRKIRGLPADEDERALPFGFFVDNGRETPEGRTVIIRHHGRLYEARVVTPEAFETPGPKGATFHALRQRRQDRDRTPGNFQPGELLLLNNDLQVIEARGFDLICGNLATVDLVLNDEKLLIRTVGDETILVKRAQPMMKVNLVVGDNVEYDPDALFVYSLLPKGQVDRLALEKVPDISFAEIGGLSGEVQQIRDAIELPHLFPETFREHQLVPPKGILLFGPPGCGKTLIAKAVANSLARSICERTGEKGESYFLNIKGPELLNKYVGATEQAIRDLFARARHQATYRTPVVIFFDEMDAMFRVRGSGISSDMEATIVPQLLAELDGLQTLEHVVVIGATNREDLIDPALLRPGRLDRKIRIPRPDRQAAVDIFTKYLTPDLPIDSVLLESCGGPEVAVQGMIARAVEEMYSLKPENELLEISFADGSRKILYSQDLCSGAIIANITRRAKFMAVKDLVQCGHKGIRIEHILRAIRAEFDENEDLPSSSNAAEWHRIIGRGGERVIRVRSLQVPRAAQDGSRPGASQVNIPDQLK
- the moaA gene encoding GTP 3',8-cyclase MoaA: MGRTLNLMGNHSFRKVDYLRISITDRCNLRCFYCQPEEVPIFQHTDILSYEEILFIVRAAAKAGFHKIRLTGGEPLVRRDISNLIGSLNSVDGIEEVTLTTNGVLLEDQASSLITAGLRRINVSLDTLHPLKFYKITGQNNFHRVRRGLEQALALGFDPIKINMVVIRGVNDDELELFARWAMESPYIVRFIEYMPIGPRNGWHPSRFVSIDEMRSRLMKMGALERLTPSESDGPAQCFCLNSSGKIGLIGALSHCFCQTCNRLRLTPDGKLRPCLLSDQEIDVKGRLRSNCSQEDLIRLIHQAVLTKFENSGSTEPRSQSCSRGMSRIGG